Proteins encoded together in one bacterium BMS3Abin08 window:
- the gchK gene encoding globin-coupled histidine kinase, with amino-acid sequence MRRYIYILFALFFVVSLSGTLLSGIYLSRLRGALEVVVEAGESMRQRDLLHQRVEDLLGVSKDDDAYHEVIDDIKKRLRKCEGCHHKGAYKEKVEKIKEAFLLVGNSTPGAKKATARLYSLTRSASQKGQELIMNRTERALRVSREVFPLFFSTVLALMVLLVVFTVIIIRRAELYTRKVVKAAGLIAEGKAVGGTIFREEFKPVGDAFGLLQREITIREEKLLNWNRRWQMTFDSINETMAVCDISGMIVQANRAFKERFGYDSEGLKLCDLVCRDFASVVRCPMQRAIDTGEIQQETLAKEGCVLDIVAYPLAGQDGSLQGGIWIGRDITKEKELEARALQSEKMVALGELVSGIAHEVNNPLSVALGYSEMLLDSGEVNERDSKRLEKIFNAIKRSSNIIRNLLDFARKRPPEEIECNLSEITEGILDLMAYELNSEGITILKEFADLPPVKGDPFQLRQVALNLLKNARDALRETGNEEGIIKTRTFVEGGRVFLEVTDNGPMIPEDIMGRIFEPFFTTKDIGKGTGLGLSITYSIVKWHGGDLFVENLPEGGVRFTAAFPSMMGDGALPA; translated from the coding sequence ATGCGAAGATACATCTATATTTTGTTTGCCCTCTTCTTTGTCGTCTCTCTTTCCGGTACTCTCCTGTCAGGTATTTATCTCTCCAGATTACGTGGGGCCCTGGAGGTGGTTGTCGAGGCCGGTGAGAGCATGAGACAGCGTGACCTGCTTCATCAGCGTGTTGAAGACCTCCTGGGGGTTTCAAAAGACGATGATGCCTATCATGAGGTGATTGATGATATCAAAAAGAGGCTCAGGAAATGCGAGGGATGCCATCACAAAGGAGCGTATAAAGAGAAGGTTGAGAAGATAAAGGAGGCTTTTTTACTGGTCGGCAACTCGACTCCCGGGGCAAAAAAGGCAACCGCCCGTCTTTATTCATTGACAAGAAGTGCATCACAGAAGGGACAGGAGTTAATAATGAATAGGACAGAGCGGGCGCTTAGGGTTTCGAGGGAGGTCTTTCCCTTATTTTTTTCAACGGTGCTGGCATTGATGGTCCTCCTTGTGGTCTTTACCGTCATAATTATCAGGCGGGCAGAGTTATACACAAGGAAGGTGGTGAAGGCAGCGGGGTTGATTGCCGAGGGTAAGGCTGTAGGCGGGACGATCTTCAGGGAAGAGTTCAAGCCGGTAGGTGACGCCTTTGGACTGCTCCAGCGGGAGATTACTATCAGGGAGGAGAAGCTTCTGAACTGGAACCGGCGATGGCAGATGACCTTTGATTCGATCAATGAGACAATGGCTGTTTGTGATATATCGGGAATGATTGTGCAGGCCAACAGGGCCTTCAAGGAAAGATTCGGCTATGATTCGGAAGGTCTGAAGCTCTGTGACCTCGTATGCAGGGACTTTGCGTCCGTGGTGCGGTGCCCGATGCAAAGGGCTATCGATACAGGAGAGATACAGCAGGAAACCCTGGCGAAGGAAGGCTGTGTGCTGGATATCGTGGCTTATCCGCTTGCAGGGCAGGACGGATCACTCCAGGGTGGCATATGGATAGGCAGGGATATAACAAAAGAGAAGGAGCTTGAGGCAAGGGCCCTCCAGTCTGAAAAGATGGTTGCCCTTGGAGAACTCGTTTCCGGCATTGCCCATGAGGTGAACAACCCCCTCTCCGTGGCCCTGGGGTATTCGGAGATGCTCCTTGATTCAGGCGAGGTTAATGAACGGGACAGTAAGAGGCTGGAGAAGATTTTTAATGCGATAAAGAGATCGTCGAACATTATCAGGAATCTCCTGGATTTTGCACGCAAGAGGCCCCCTGAAGAGATCGAGTGTAACCTGAGTGAGATTACAGAGGGGATCCTTGATCTGATGGCTTATGAACTGAACTCCGAAGGCATAACCATATTAAAGGAATTCGCTGACCTGCCCCCTGTGAAGGGTGACCCTTTCCAACTGAGACAGGTAGCGCTTAATCTCTTAAAGAACGCACGTGATGCACTGAGGGAGACCGGTAATGAAGAGGGAATAATAAAAACAAGGACCTTCGTTGAGGGGGGACGGGTCTTTCTTGAGGTTACAGACAACGGTCCCATGATCCCCGAGGATATCATGGGCCGTATATTTGAACCCTTTTTTACCACCAAGGATATCGGCAAGGGTACGGGGCTGGGGCTATCCATAACCTATTCAATCGTGAAGTGGCACGGAGGTGACCTCTTTGTTGAAAACCTGCCGGAAGGCGGCGTAAGGTTCACGGCTGCCTTTCCTTCGATGATGGGGGATGGGGCCTTGCCTGCATGA
- a CDS encoding HDOD domain protein — MVDKEAILKDCTLPAMPHVGAKILRVVNDPLTSVEELQDTMISDQAITSRILMIANSAYYGLRRKVDTLSDALFVLGFEAVKKIAIAVSTKDIYNFHGLIEQKLWEHAIGVSIAAGLVGEKQSAYKVSIEECIVAGLLHDIGKAVMNRSQPERYAMVVETVYEDHIPFCRAEEDLFGFTHQEVGALLFQKWRLPDDLAAITGNHHKRHEIDESDRERGFCTVIAFADSLCVRLGVGYREPMPDIVSDNSGVTEELGLGIGDMEELIGMFKERYIMEKLSFLN, encoded by the coding sequence ATGGTTGATAAGGAAGCCATCTTAAAGGACTGTACCCTCCCGGCGATGCCCCACGTGGGAGCAAAGATACTCCGGGTGGTTAACGATCCCCTGACAAGCGTGGAGGAATTACAGGACACCATGATTTCCGACCAGGCGATTACATCAAGGATACTGATGATTGCAAACTCTGCCTATTACGGTCTGAGGCGCAAGGTTGATACACTCTCTGATGCCTTGTTTGTGCTCGGTTTTGAGGCAGTGAAGAAGATCGCCATCGCCGTTTCAACAAAGGATATCTATAACTTTCACGGCCTCATTGAACAGAAACTGTGGGAGCATGCCATCGGGGTCTCGATAGCCGCCGGTCTTGTAGGCGAAAAGCAGAGTGCCTATAAGGTCTCAATAGAGGAATGCATTGTGGCAGGACTTTTGCATGATATAGGTAAAGCCGTAATGAATCGGAGTCAGCCCGAGAGGTATGCAATGGTAGTTGAGACAGTATATGAGGACCATATTCCCTTTTGCAGGGCTGAAGAGGACCTCTTCGGCTTTACACACCAGGAGGTTGGCGCCCTGCTCTTTCAGAAATGGAGACTTCCGGATGACCTCGCTGCAATCACGGGTAACCACCATAAGCGTCATGAGATTGACGAATCTGACCGGGAAAGAGGTTTCTGCACGGTGATCGCCTTTGCTGATTCCCTCTGCGTACGCCTTGGTGTGGGGTACAGGGAGCCCATGCCGGACATTGTTTCCGATAATTCAGGAGTTACTGAGGAACTGGGCCTTGGCATAGGAGATATGGAAGAGCTGATAGGCATGTTCAAGGAACGGTATATAATGGAAAAACTATCCTTTCTGAATTAG
- the flgG_1 gene encoding flagellar basal-body rod protein FlgG: MYKGIYIAASGAITRERELSVITKNIANAATHAYKKEKLSFSSFLLPSTVDASYSEKVMTEESGIITDFSQGGMTSTGDPFDLALEGNGFFALEGNRYTRKGSFGLDGEGYLISSEGYRVLGDDGNPLKIPSGRMDVNEEGFITVKGTNVGRINVVDFPKPYNLLKVGDGLYLSRDNAAPVRADARVVQGTLEGSNVNIIQAMVEMMRAVREVEAYQKMMRAFDENAGKAINEIGRI; the protein is encoded by the coding sequence ATGTACAAGGGAATTTACATAGCGGCCTCAGGAGCGATTACCAGGGAAAGGGAACTCTCTGTCATAACGAAAAACATTGCAAACGCTGCAACTCATGCGTATAAAAAGGAGAAACTATCCTTCAGTTCCTTTCTCCTGCCGTCGACGGTGGATGCCTCCTATTCCGAAAAGGTAATGACCGAGGAGTCAGGAATAATAACCGACTTTTCCCAGGGTGGGATGACCTCAACAGGTGACCCCTTTGATCTCGCCCTTGAAGGTAACGGTTTCTTCGCCCTCGAAGGGAACCGTTATACAAGGAAAGGCAGCTTCGGGCTTGACGGGGAGGGCTATCTGATAAGCTCCGAGGGATACAGGGTGCTCGGGGATGACGGGAACCCCCTGAAGATACCCTCCGGCCGTATGGATGTCAATGAGGAGGGTTTTATAACCGTAAAGGGGACCAATGTGGGCAGGATCAATGTCGTGGATTTCCCCAAGCCCTACAATCTTCTGAAGGTTGGAGACGGCCTGTACCTTAGCCGGGATAATGCGGCACCGGTCAGGGCGGATGCCCGTGTGGTCCAGGGGACGCTTGAGGGATCAAATGTGAACATAATCCAGGCGATGGTAGAGATGATGAGGGCGGTCAGGGAGGTTGAGGCCTACCAGAAGATGATGAGGGCCTTTGATGAGAACGCGGGTAAGGCAATAAATGAGATAGGGAGGATATAG
- the flgG_2 gene encoding flagellar basal-body rod protein FlgG, whose amino-acid sequence MMRSLFIAATGMEAQKLNIEVISNNLANANTPGFKKSRADFQELMYQEIKTPGAASGDGAQLPSGIQIGLGVKPAAVQKIFEQGDFVQTGNPLDMTIEGGGFFQVVKPDGEIAYTRAGTFKLDSEGRIVTSNGYAVEPEITIPSDTTQITIGDDGRINVLQPGSNTPTEVGQMELAKFANPGGLKPIGKSLFVETASSGAPNTGTPGSDGLGTIQQGFIEMSNVDVVEEMIQLIVSQRAYELSSKTVQAVDEMLQMTNNIKR is encoded by the coding sequence ATGATGAGATCACTCTTTATAGCAGCCACGGGCATGGAGGCACAGAAGCTGAATATCGAAGTCATCTCCAACAACCTTGCAAATGCGAACACGCCGGGCTTCAAAAAGAGCAGGGCGGACTTTCAGGAACTGATGTATCAGGAGATCAAGACCCCGGGGGCGGCCTCAGGAGATGGCGCACAACTCCCTTCGGGGATCCAGATAGGTCTTGGTGTGAAGCCGGCGGCTGTTCAGAAGATTTTTGAACAGGGCGATTTTGTCCAGACAGGGAACCCCCTTGATATGACCATCGAGGGTGGCGGCTTCTTCCAGGTGGTAAAGCCCGACGGGGAAATCGCCTATACAAGGGCGGGGACATTCAAGCTCGACAGCGAAGGAAGGATCGTAACTTCAAACGGATATGCCGTCGAACCTGAGATTACCATACCCTCCGACACAACCCAGATCACCATAGGTGATGACGGCCGGATCAACGTCCTCCAGCCGGGAAGCAACACCCCTACCGAGGTTGGTCAGATGGAGCTTGCAAAGTTTGCAAACCCGGGAGGGCTTAAGCCTATCGGAAAAAGCCTCTTTGTGGAGACTGCCTCGTCGGGCGCTCCGAACACCGGTACTCCGGGCTCTGACGGGCTGGGGACAATACAGCAGGGGTTTATTGAGATGAGTAATGTGGACGTGGTCGAAGAGATGATCCAGCTGATAGTGAGCCAGAGGGCATATGAACTGAGTTCAAAGACCGTTCAGGCCGTAGACGAGATGCTTCAGATGACAAACAACATAAAGAGGTAA